One window from the genome of Bacillus tianshenii encodes:
- a CDS encoding class I SAM-dependent methyltransferase, whose amino-acid sequence MILKRVLPYTHSLLRSALNEGDIAVDCTAGNGHDTQLLAEAVGATGKVFAFDIQQEAIHNTHKRLDDASLLERVELIHGSHSTMNDHIPETYNGKVKAAVFNLGYLPGGDKEVVTTADSTIHAIQHLLNILCPGGIIAIVIYHGHPGGKVEKDAVLQYASQLDQKDVDVMQYQYINQKNNPPFLVALQKK is encoded by the coding sequence ATGATTTTAAAACGTGTTCTTCCTTATACACACTCACTACTCCGCTCTGCACTAAATGAAGGGGATATCGCCGTTGACTGCACAGCTGGAAACGGTCATGATACGCAATTACTTGCAGAAGCAGTAGGAGCAACAGGAAAAGTATTTGCTTTTGATATTCAACAAGAAGCCATTCATAACACACACAAACGTCTTGATGACGCTTCATTATTAGAGCGGGTTGAACTTATTCATGGCAGCCACAGCACAATGAATGACCACATCCCAGAAACGTATAATGGGAAAGTAAAAGCAGCCGTCTTTAATTTAGGCTATCTGCCAGGCGGCGATAAAGAGGTGGTCACAACTGCTGATTCCACCATCCATGCTATCCAACACCTTCTAAACATTCTTTGTCCCGGCGGTATTATCGCAATTGTAATCTATCACGGCCACCCTGGTGGTAAAGTGGAAAAAGATGCTGTGCTACAGTATGCCTCCCAGCTTGATCAAAAAGATGTTGACGTGATGCAATACCAATACATTAATCAAAAAAATAATCCACCATTTTTAGTGGCACTACAAAAGAAATAG
- a CDS encoding tetraprenyl-beta-curcumene synthase family protein, which produces MKIPNHPVGLMTKIYRDVLPCVHRELDKWRKLAERIPNEELRMQALASISAKTFHCEGGSIYGILAGERIEESIRFVVAYQTISDYLDNLCDRSTSLDPDDFSALHESMRDALTPGASHKDYYRFREDRDDGGYLSALVQTCQDVLSQLPHLKRVQQYLHELCSYYCDLQVHKHVKVEEREPRLKAWFAKYEAKLPEMTWYEFSACAGSTLGVFCLVSYAFQQHLNEEDVQKIRYGYFPYVQGLHILLDYFIDQEEDRDGGDLNFCFYYPRSETMIERFGHFVQEADKHVRGLPNEKFHRLINRGLLGIYLSDRKVNAQHGVRKTAKQIIKYGGVISKFFYLNGRWYRSLFS; this is translated from the coding sequence ATGAAGATTCCCAATCATCCAGTCGGATTAATGACAAAAATCTACCGTGATGTTCTGCCGTGTGTGCATCGTGAATTAGATAAATGGCGTAAGCTTGCTGAACGAATACCAAATGAAGAGTTACGAATGCAGGCGCTTGCAAGTATCAGCGCAAAAACCTTTCATTGTGAAGGCGGCTCTATATATGGGATTTTGGCAGGGGAACGGATTGAGGAAAGCATTCGGTTTGTTGTCGCTTATCAAACAATCAGTGATTATTTAGATAACCTATGTGACCGAAGTACATCACTTGACCCAGATGATTTCAGTGCTCTTCATGAATCAATGCGTGATGCATTAACCCCTGGAGCTTCTCATAAAGACTATTATCGTTTTCGAGAAGACCGTGATGATGGTGGGTATTTATCTGCATTAGTACAAACATGCCAAGATGTTCTTAGTCAATTACCTCATCTAAAGAGGGTTCAACAATATTTACATGAACTATGTTCTTATTACTGTGATTTACAAGTGCATAAGCATGTAAAAGTTGAAGAGCGAGAGCCTCGCTTAAAAGCATGGTTCGCAAAATATGAAGCTAAATTACCAGAAATGACATGGTATGAGTTCTCTGCTTGTGCAGGTTCAACATTAGGTGTTTTTTGTCTCGTTTCTTATGCATTTCAACAGCATTTGAATGAAGAAGATGTACAGAAAATTCGCTATGGTTATTTTCCATATGTGCAAGGCTTACATATTTTGTTGGATTACTTTATTGACCAAGAAGAAGATCGTGATGGAGGAGATTTGAACTTCTGCTTCTATTATCCACGCAGTGAAACGATGATTGAGCGGTTTGGTCACTTCGTTCAAGAAGCGGACAAGCATGTAAGAGGACTGCCAAATGAAAAATTCCATCGCCTCATTAATCGTGGGCTTCTTGGTATTTACTTATCTGACCGTAAAGTCAACGCCCAACATGGGGTAAGAAAAACAGCAAAACAAATTATTAAATATGGTGGCGTTATTTCAAAGTTCTTTTATTTAAATGGTCGTTGGTATCGAAGTTTATTTAGTTAA
- a CDS encoding alpha/beta hydrolase: MWKWEAEQPRAVIVLVHGAAEYHGRYKWLIEMWRSEHLHVLMGDLPGQGTTRRRRRGHIDSFDEYIETIEGWVREALKYELPVYLFGHSMGGLAVIRTLQEKDLPVKAVLLSSPCVGLTTPPPKSLDLLSQGLNVFMPSLRLASHLEPGLATRNPEVKKMDENDPLFVRKVSIRWYRELVQAMKLANQNIDKIPDLPFLVMQGGDDKIVDKVTVRKWFDALPMSEKMFKEWDKLYHEIFNEPEREEVFRYAKGFMQMQMNIQQRNK, from the coding sequence ATGTGGAAGTGGGAAGCTGAACAACCACGTGCAGTTATTGTATTAGTACATGGTGCTGCAGAGTACCATGGTAGGTATAAATGGTTAATTGAAATGTGGAGAAGTGAACACCTGCATGTCTTAATGGGGGACCTTCCAGGCCAAGGAACGACACGACGAAGACGACGTGGTCATATTGATTCATTTGATGAATATATCGAAACAATTGAAGGCTGGGTAAGGGAAGCCTTAAAATATGAATTACCTGTTTACTTATTTGGCCATAGCATGGGTGGATTAGCAGTTATTCGAACATTACAGGAGAAAGATTTGCCAGTGAAAGCTGTCCTTCTTTCTTCACCGTGTGTAGGTCTGACAACTCCTCCGCCTAAGTCTCTTGATTTACTATCTCAAGGGTTAAATGTTTTTATGCCGTCATTGCGTCTTGCTTCACATTTGGAACCAGGATTAGCGACGAGAAACCCTGAGGTAAAGAAAATGGATGAAAATGATCCGTTGTTTGTAAGGAAGGTTTCAATTCGTTGGTACCGTGAATTAGTACAGGCGATGAAGCTTGCTAATCAAAACATTGACAAAATTCCCGATTTACCGTTTCTTGTTATGCAAGGTGGGGATGATAAAATTGTCGATAAGGTAACAGTTAGAAAGTGGTTTGATGCACTACCAATGAGTGAAAAAATGTTTAAAGAATGGGATAAGCTTTATCATGAAATTTTTAATGAGCCAGAGCGAGAAGAGGTCTTCCGTTATGCAAAGGGATTTATGCAAATGCAAATGAATATACAACAACGAAATAAATAA
- a CDS encoding gamma carbonic anhydrase family protein: MIYEYKGKMPKIADSAFIADYVTITGDVTIGEESSIWFNTSIRGDVAPTVIGNRVNVQDNSVLHQSPNNTLLIEDDVTVGHMVILHSAIIRKNALIGMGTTILDGAEIGEGSFIGAGSLVPQGKKIPPHSLAFGRPAKVVRELTEADLKEMARIRREYVEKGQYYKSLQNKG, encoded by the coding sequence ATGATTTATGAATACAAAGGAAAAATGCCTAAAATTGCAGACAGCGCGTTTATCGCAGATTATGTAACCATTACAGGTGACGTTACAATTGGAGAGGAATCAAGCATTTGGTTTAACACCTCAATCCGTGGAGATGTGGCACCAACGGTAATTGGAAACCGCGTGAACGTCCAGGACAATTCAGTGCTTCACCAAAGTCCAAATAATACGCTTCTTATTGAAGATGATGTAACGGTCGGTCACATGGTTATTTTACATAGCGCCATTATTCGAAAAAACGCCTTAATTGGTATGGGCACAACAATCTTAGACGGTGCTGAAATTGGAGAAGGCAGCTTTATTGGTGCTGGCAGTCTAGTTCCGCAAGGGAAGAAGATCCCCCCTCACTCACTTGCATTTGGCCGCCCAGCAAAAGTTGTGCGTGAATTAACAGAAGCAGACCTGAAAGAAATGGCACGAATCCGTCGCGAATATGTTGAAAAAGGACAATACTACAAAAGTCTACAAAATAAAGGTTAA
- the metK gene encoding methionine adenosyltransferase: MAVNRRLFTSESVTEGHPDKICDQISDAILDAILTDDPNARVACETTVNTGLVLVAGEITTSTYVDIPKVVRETVSEIGYTRAKYGFDAETCAVLTSIDEQSADIAQGVDKALEAREGQMTEEEIEAIGAGDQGLMFGYACNETKELMPLPISLAHKLSRRLAAVRKDETVAYLRPDGKTQVTVEYDENDKPVRIDTIVISTQHHPEITLDQIKEDLKKHVIEPIVPSELIDENTKYFINPTGRFVIGGPQGDAGLTGRKIIVDTYGGYARHGGGAFSGKDPTKVDRSAAYAARYVAKNLVAAGLADKCEVQLAYAIGVAQPVSISVDTFGTGKVSEEKLVELVSENFDLRPAGLIKMLDLRRPIYKQTAAYGHFGRTDIDVPWERTDKAEILKASVQS, from the coding sequence ATGGCAGTAAATCGTCGTCTTTTTACTTCTGAGTCAGTTACAGAAGGGCATCCAGATAAAATTTGTGACCAAATTTCGGATGCAATCCTTGATGCAATTCTTACTGATGATCCAAATGCACGTGTAGCTTGTGAAACAACAGTTAATACAGGTTTAGTTTTAGTAGCAGGTGAAATCACAACCTCTACATATGTAGATATTCCAAAGGTTGTTCGTGAAACAGTTTCTGAAATTGGTTATACTCGCGCTAAATATGGCTTTGACGCTGAAACTTGTGCGGTTTTAACGTCAATTGATGAACAATCTGCTGATATTGCTCAAGGTGTAGATAAAGCATTAGAAGCACGTGAAGGTCAAATGACAGAGGAAGAAATCGAAGCAATCGGTGCAGGTGACCAAGGGTTAATGTTTGGTTACGCTTGTAACGAAACAAAAGAATTAATGCCGCTTCCAATCTCACTAGCTCATAAGCTTTCACGTCGTCTTGCAGCTGTTCGTAAAGACGAAACAGTCGCTTATCTTCGCCCAGATGGTAAAACACAAGTAACGGTTGAATATGATGAAAATGATAAACCTGTTCGTATTGATACAATCGTTATTTCAACACAACACCATCCTGAGATTACACTTGACCAAATCAAAGAAGATTTGAAAAAGCATGTTATCGAGCCAATTGTTCCAAGTGAACTAATTGACGAGAATACAAAATACTTCATTAACCCAACAGGTCGTTTTGTAATTGGCGGACCTCAAGGTGATGCAGGTCTAACAGGCCGTAAAATTATCGTTGATACGTACGGAGGTTATGCTCGTCATGGCGGCGGTGCATTCTCTGGTAAGGATCCAACAAAAGTTGACCGTTCAGCTGCTTATGCTGCACGTTATGTTGCGAAAAACCTTGTTGCTGCAGGTCTTGCGGACAAATGTGAAGTTCAACTAGCTTATGCAATCGGTGTTGCTCAGCCTGTATCAATTTCAGTTGATACATTTGGAACGGGCAAAGTGTCAGAAGAAAAATTAGTTGAGCTTGTGAGCGAAAACTTTGACCTTCGCCCTGCAGGTCTTATTAAGATGCTTGATTTACGTCGTCCTATTTACAAACAAACTGCTGCATACGGCCACTTTGGACGTACAGACATTGATGTACCGTGGGAACGTACGGATAAAGCAGAAATTCTAAAAGCAAGCGTACAGTCATAA
- a CDS encoding DUF393 domain-containing protein: MKTYRVYYDADCGLCMQTKRTLRYLDWFRIVKWMPLQQLDEKVPINKEAAKRELHLVTSNGKVYAGFYAMRRLFLTFPATVLIGAVGYLPFIDKIGVPLYRFIARNRKKLLRNKCDNGKCEI, translated from the coding sequence ATGAAAACTTATCGTGTATACTATGATGCTGATTGTGGATTATGTATGCAAACGAAAAGAACACTAAGATATCTTGATTGGTTCCGTATTGTAAAGTGGATGCCGCTCCAACAATTAGATGAGAAAGTTCCTATTAATAAGGAAGCAGCCAAGCGAGAACTACATCTCGTTACATCTAATGGAAAGGTTTATGCAGGTTTTTATGCAATGCGGAGACTGTTTTTAACCTTCCCGGCGACAGTCCTTATTGGCGCAGTCGGTTACCTTCCCTTTATTGACAAAATCGGTGTCCCTTTATATCGATTCATTGCTCGAAATCGTAAGAAGTTATTACGAAATAAATGTGATAATGGAAAGTGTGAAATTTAG
- a CDS encoding prolyl oligopeptidase family serine peptidase: MYDGQIIEKQAYPSPHPNIRVFLVTYISKGLKVKGFLAEPKGEGVFPGFLYLRGGIKNVGMVRIGRIIQFASEGFVVMAPFYRGNRGGEGKEDFAGEDRYDAFSAVELLRQHEKVKKNVIHVFGFSRGGVMALLTGLYENISSLVIWGGVTDMFLTYEERLDLRRMMKRVIGGTPNKVPEAYKARTPLYEVNRLHVPALIIHGAKDENVSVEHAYRLMRKMEEYQKAYTAWIFDEHTHYFPPDINRKLVKRLTEWMKEQEKRVDSI, translated from the coding sequence GTGTACGATGGTCAAATAATTGAAAAACAAGCATACCCTTCACCACACCCTAACATACGTGTATTCCTCGTTACTTACATAAGCAAAGGACTGAAAGTAAAAGGCTTTTTAGCTGAGCCAAAAGGAGAAGGGGTTTTTCCTGGCTTCCTTTACTTAAGAGGAGGGATTAAGAACGTTGGCATGGTCAGAATTGGCCGGATTATTCAATTTGCCTCTGAAGGATTTGTCGTTATGGCGCCATTTTATCGTGGTAACCGTGGGGGAGAAGGAAAGGAAGACTTTGCAGGAGAAGACCGATATGATGCGTTCTCAGCGGTTGAATTATTACGTCAGCACGAAAAAGTAAAGAAGAATGTCATTCACGTATTTGGGTTTTCGAGAGGTGGAGTAATGGCGCTCTTAACAGGACTGTATGAAAATATATCCTCTCTCGTCATATGGGGCGGAGTGACTGATATGTTCTTAACCTACGAAGAACGGTTGGATTTGCGTAGAATGATGAAGCGGGTTATTGGCGGGACTCCAAATAAAGTTCCTGAAGCTTACAAAGCTCGTACGCCACTTTATGAGGTAAATAGACTTCATGTCCCTGCATTAATTATTCACGGTGCAAAGGATGAAAACGTATCAGTTGAACATGCCTATCGATTAATGCGAAAGATGGAGGAGTATCAAAAGGCATATACAGCATGGATTTTTGACGAACACACTCATTATTTCCCACCAGATATTAACCGTAAGCTCGTCAAAAGATTAACAGAGTGGATGAAGGAACAAGAAAAAAGAGTTGACTCAATTTGA
- the ytkD gene encoding nucleoside triphosphatase YtkD translates to MFTFTDYYDNVVKLSFDDHPFSNTPKHVWVICRFQNHWLLTKHKRRGIEFPGGKVEKGETPHQAAIREVFEETGASVANLYYIGQYEVCGKGGTIIKNIYYADINKIEAQRSYYETEGPVLLDSLPDNLRTGETFSFMMKDEVLPHSLKQIEKLSLRT, encoded by the coding sequence ATGTTCACATTTACAGATTACTATGACAATGTTGTAAAACTTTCATTCGATGACCATCCTTTTTCCAACACACCAAAACATGTATGGGTAATATGCCGATTTCAAAACCATTGGCTTCTAACAAAGCATAAGAGGCGTGGAATTGAGTTTCCCGGAGGAAAAGTTGAAAAAGGAGAGACTCCTCACCAAGCTGCCATTAGAGAAGTATTCGAAGAAACTGGTGCTTCAGTTGCAAACTTATATTACATTGGACAATATGAAGTTTGTGGTAAAGGTGGCACGATTATAAAGAATATTTATTACGCTGACATCAATAAAATTGAAGCACAACGCTCTTATTACGAAACAGAAGGACCAGTATTGCTTGATTCTTTACCGGATAACCTTCGTACAGGCGAGACGTTTAGTTTTATGATGAAGGATGAGGTATTGCCTCATAGTTTAAAGCAAATTGAGAAACTCTCACTTCGTACCTAA